GAGGTCTGCCTATGCAGCGGGATGCTGGCGAGAGGTCCGGGGTGTTCGCCTCTGTCCTCGATGCCCATGCATACCAGGCCGAGCTTCGCGCTCGGCTTCTGCGCGTGGTGCCGCTCGTCCTCGCCCTCCACGTCCTGGCCGTCGGGCTCTTCTCTCGGGACCGGCGGGAGCCGGAGCGCGCTCCCGTTCGGCCGGAGGCGCATGACATGCCTGTGCTTCGGCTCATGGCGGCTCGGCCTGTGTCCGTGTTGGCCGCGGCGGCCGTCCCCGCGCAGGCCGTCACACAGCGGAGGATGGCTCGCAAGGTCCGTTCCCTCCTGAATCCCGCGCCGCTGGCCGCACCTGTGCCCAAGGCCGAAGAGCCGCCCCCTGCTCCCGCGGAGACTCCCGAGGGAGATGACACTCCCTCTGCCCCAAGCGGTGGCTCCGAGGCCGAAGGCGGAGTCGCTCTCACGGGCGTTGCGCTGAGCACAGGGGAGGGGATGGGGGCGGGTGAGGGTACGGGGGGCGTCCCAGGAGGAATGCTCCCCAGCGGCCCACCGGCGCCGCCACCCCTCACGCCCGAGGAGCGGGAGGCGTGGGTGGAGCGCTACATGGAGGCGCTCATTCGGGATCGGTTCGAGCGCGTGCGCTATCCCCACCTGGCGGCCGCAGCGGGCATCACGGGAGAGGTGCTGCTCCGCGTGTCCATCAACTCCCAGGGGCGGCTGCTGAAGCTGGAGCTGCTCGGCCGCTGCCCACATCCGGTGCTGTGCGACTCCGCAGAGGAGACGGTGCGCAGCGCCGAGCCGTTTCCTCCACCGCCTCCGGAGTTGGGCAGTCCCTGTTTCCTGGAGTTGCCGTTCCGTTACCGGCTCCACTGAGGCCTCGTGGCCGTGCCGCTGACATGTCAATGCGGGGCGCTGACATGTCAGTCCGTGCCGCTGACATGTCAGCGGGAAATATTCGTTATCTGACATGTCAAGTGGGCTTGAGGTCCCGCTCTGGAGGTGAGGCTGACCCGGGTTTGGCGCGCTGCGTGCAACAGGGGGCGCACCCATGGCCCAGTCTCACGCCAAGCAGCCCTTCAAGCTCCCTGACTTCTACGTTCCCTGGCCGGCCCGCCTGAACCCGAACCTCGAAGGAGCCCGCACGCACTCCAAGGCGTGGGCTCGCGAGATGGGGATCATCGATCCGCCCAAGGACAGCGGCATCCCCCACATCTGGAGCGAGGCCAAGTTCGACGCGATGGATTACGCGCTGCTCTGTGCGTACACCCATCCCGAGTGCCCGGGCCCCGAGCTGGATCTGATCACCGACTGGTACGTCTGGGTCTTCTACTTCGACGACCACTTCCTCGAGCTCTACAAGAAGACGCGAGATCGGGTGAACTCGAAGAAGTACCTCGACGGGCTGCCCGCGTTCATGCCGGTGGACATGTCTCCCCCGCCGGAGCCCAAGAACCCGGTGGAGCGGGGCCTGATCGACCTATGGGCGCGCACTGTCCCCACCAAGTCCCTGGAGTGGCGCAAGCGCTTCTTCGAGAGCACCAAGGCCCTGCTCGAAGAGTCCACCTGGGAGCTGTCCAACATCAGCGAGCAGCGCGTCTCCAACCCCATCGAGTACATCGAGATGCGCCGCAAGGTGGGCGGAGCGCCCTGGTCGGCGGACCTCGTGGAGCACGCTGTCTTCGTGGAGGTGCCCGACCGGGTCGCCGCCTCGCGGCCCATGAAGGTGCTCAAGGACACGTTCTCCGACGGCGTGCACCTGCGCAATGACCTGTTCTCCTACGAGCGGGAGCTGGAGGAGGGTGAGCTCGCCAACTGCGTCCTGGTGCTCGAGAAGTTCCTGGGCGTGGAGACGCAGCGTGCCGCGGACCTGACCAACGAGATCCTCACCTCGCGGCTCCACCAGTTCGAGAACACCGTGGTGACGGAGCTGCCCTCGCTCTTCGCGGAGTTCGGGCTGAACCCGGTCGAGCAGGCGCAGGTGCTCACCTACGTCCGGGGCCTTCAGGACTGGCAGTCCGGCGGCCACGAGTGGCACATGCGCTCGAGCCGCTACATGAACAAGGAGGCCGGTGCGGGCGGAGGGAATGTCCTGGGCCTCTCGGGCCTTGGCATCTCCGGGGCGCGCATCCCCGTCACTCCGGGCGCCCTGGGACTGCAACGCATCAAGCAGTACACGCACGTGCCCTGCCGGCCCGTGGGCCCGTCGGTCCTGCCCAAGTTCTACATGCCGTACACGACGCACGTGAACCCCCACCTGGACGCCGCACGTCGGAACTCCAAGGACTGGGCGCGGCGGATGGGCATGCTGGAGACGCTGCCGGGCCACCCGGGCGTCTTCATCTGGGACGATCACAAGTTCGACGTGGCGGACGTGGCCCTATGTGGTGCGTTGATCCACCCGGCCGCCAACGGTCCCCAGCTCGACCTGAGCGCCTGCTGGCTGGTCTGGGGCACCTACGCGGACGACTACTTCCCGGCGCTGTACGGAAACACCCGCGACATGGCGGGGGCGAAGGTGTTCAACGCCCGGCTCGTGCAGTTCATGCCGGAAGATCCCAAGGCCCAGACCGCGGTTCCCCTCAACCCAGTGGAGCTGGGCCTGGCGGATCTGTGGACGCGCACGGCCGGCCCGCTGTCCGAGTTCGCGCGGAGAGGGTTCCGCAAGGCCATCATGGACATGACGGAGAGCTGGCTGTGGGAGCTCGCCAACCAGAGCCAGAACCGCGTGCCGGATCCGGTGGACTACGTGGAGATGCGCCGGAAGACGTTCGGCTCGGATCTCACGATGAGCTTGGCGCGGCTGACCCAGGATGTAGGCATTCCTCCGGCGATCTTCAAGACCCGGCCCATGCAGGGGCTCGAGAACTCCGCCGCTGACTACGCCTGCTTCACGAATGACGTCTTCTCCTACCAGAAGGAGATCGAGTTCGAGGGCGAGGTCCACAACATGGTGCTGGTCGTCCAGCGCTTCCTGGAACTGGACAAGGCGCAGGCGGCCTCGGTGGTCAACGAGCTGATGACCGCGCGCATGCGCCAGTTCGAGCACATCGTCAAAACCGAGCTGCCGGCCCTCATCGAGGACTTCAAACTGGACAGCCCCACGCAAGAGCAACTGCACGCCTACGTCGAGAAGCTCCAGCAGTGGATGGCGGGCGTGCTCCGGTGGCACCAGACGGTGGACCGGTACAAGGAGTTCGAGCTGATCAACAGCCGTCTCGCGGGGCGGACGTTCTCGGCTCCGAAGGGGTTGGGCACTTCGGCGGCGCGCATCGCGTCGCTGTTCACCCACCCGTAGTTCCTCAGCAATGACTGTCAGCAGCACCCTTTCTTCAGCCCGTAGTGGAGAGATGCGTCAATGGCGAATCCTGTGAAGCCGAGTGAGGAGTCCGAGAAGCAGCAGCTGAGCCTTGGGACGGAGGCGGCGCGCCAGCTGGCGACGACGACCAAGTCCGTTCCGCAGATGCAAGGCATCTCCTCGCGGTGGCTGCTGAAGCTGCTGCCTTGGGTGCAGGTGTCCGGCGGCACCTACCGCGTCAACCGCCGTCTGACCTATGCCGTCGGCGACGGCCGGGTGACGTTCACCAGCACGGGCGCGAAGGTACAGGTCATCCCGCAGGAGCTGTGCGAGCTGCCGCTGCTGCGCGGCTTCGAGGACACCGCGGTGCTGCAGGCCCTGGCCGAACGCTTCGTCCAGAAGGAGTACAAGGCCGGCGAGGTCATCACCGAGAAGGGCAAGGAGGCGGACCTGATCTGCCTGATCGCCCACGGCAAGGTGAACAAGATCGGCGCGGGCAAGTACGGCGACGAGACGGTGATGGATGTGCTCGCGGACGGCGACCACTACAGCTACGAGGCGCTGCTCGAGTCGCAGGACTACTGGCAGTTCACGGTCAAGGCGCTCACTCCGGCCACGGTGCTCGTCCTGAAGCAGGATGCCTTCGAGGCGGTGGTGGCTCAGGCCCCGTCGCTGCAGAAGCACATCACTGACTTCAAGGCCCGGCTGAAGAAGAAGCAGGACACGTCGGGCCAGGCCGCCATCGAGCTGGCCGCGGGCCACAAGGGCGAGCCCGTGCTGCCCGGCACCTACGTGGACTACGAGACGTCCCCGCGCGAGTACGAGCTGAGCGTCGCGCAGACGGTGCTGCAGATCCACTCGCGCGTGGCGGACCTGTTCAATGACCCCATGAACCAGACCGAGCAGCAGCTCCGTCTGACCGTGGAGGCGCTGAAGGAGCGCAAGGAGCACGAGCTCGTCAACAACCGCGAGTTCGGCCTGCTGCACAACGCGGACCTCAAGCAGCGCATCCACACCCGCGGCGGCCCGCCGACGCCGGACGACATGGACGAGCTGCTGGCCACCGTGTGGAAGGATCCGTCCTTCTTCCTGGCGCACCCGCGCACCATCGCGGCGTTCGGCCAGGAGTGCAGCCGCCGCGGCATCTACCCCACCAGCGTGGATGTGAGCGGCAACATGGTTCCCGCGTGGCGCGGCATCCCCATCTTCCCGTGCAACAAGATCCCCATCAGCGAGAGCCGCACCAGCTCCATCATGCTGATGCGCACGGGCGAGAAGAACCAGGGCGTCGTCGGCCTGCACCAGGCCGGCATCCCCGACGAGATCGAGCCCAGCATGAATGTCCGCTTCATGGGCATCAACGAGAAGGCCGTCATCTCCTACCTGGTGACGTCCTACTTCTCGTCGGCGGTGCTCGTGCCGGATGCGCTCGGCATCCTGGAGAGCGTCGAGATCGGCCGCAGCTAGCCTGCCGTCCACGGCTCGGACCACACGTTAGGAACACCTCATGGCGAACTCAGTGAACACGGGCAGTGCCCCAAATGCCGATGAACAGCTGCTGAGTCTCAGCACCGCTGGCGCCCGGCAGCTGAC
Above is a genomic segment from Hyalangium minutum containing:
- a CDS encoding family 2 encapsulin nanocompartment cargo protein terpene cyclase — encoded protein: MAQSHAKQPFKLPDFYVPWPARLNPNLEGARTHSKAWAREMGIIDPPKDSGIPHIWSEAKFDAMDYALLCAYTHPECPGPELDLITDWYVWVFYFDDHFLELYKKTRDRVNSKKYLDGLPAFMPVDMSPPPEPKNPVERGLIDLWARTVPTKSLEWRKRFFESTKALLEESTWELSNISEQRVSNPIEYIEMRRKVGGAPWSADLVEHAVFVEVPDRVAASRPMKVLKDTFSDGVHLRNDLFSYERELEEGELANCVLVLEKFLGVETQRAADLTNEILTSRLHQFENTVVTELPSLFAEFGLNPVEQAQVLTYVRGLQDWQSGGHEWHMRSSRYMNKEAGAGGGNVLGLSGLGISGARIPVTPGALGLQRIKQYTHVPCRPVGPSVLPKFYMPYTTHVNPHLDAARRNSKDWARRMGMLETLPGHPGVFIWDDHKFDVADVALCGALIHPAANGPQLDLSACWLVWGTYADDYFPALYGNTRDMAGAKVFNARLVQFMPEDPKAQTAVPLNPVELGLADLWTRTAGPLSEFARRGFRKAIMDMTESWLWELANQSQNRVPDPVDYVEMRRKTFGSDLTMSLARLTQDVGIPPAIFKTRPMQGLENSAADYACFTNDVFSYQKEIEFEGEVHNMVLVVQRFLELDKAQAASVVNELMTARMRQFEHIVKTELPALIEDFKLDSPTQEQLHAYVEKLQQWMAGVLRWHQTVDRYKEFELINSRLAGRTFSAPKGLGTSAARIASLFTHP
- a CDS encoding TonB family protein, which codes for MFASVLDAHAYQAELRARLLRVVPLVLALHVLAVGLFSRDRREPERAPVRPEAHDMPVLRLMAARPVSVLAAAAVPAQAVTQRRMARKVRSLLNPAPLAAPVPKAEEPPPAPAETPEGDDTPSAPSGGSEAEGGVALTGVALSTGEGMGAGEGTGGVPGGMLPSGPPAPPPLTPEEREAWVERYMEALIRDRFERVRYPHLAAAAGITGEVLLRVSINSQGRLLKLELLGRCPHPVLCDSAEETVRSAEPFPPPPPELGSPCFLELPFRYRLH
- a CDS encoding family 2B encapsulin nanocompartment shell protein — protein: MANPVKPSEESEKQQLSLGTEAARQLATTTKSVPQMQGISSRWLLKLLPWVQVSGGTYRVNRRLTYAVGDGRVTFTSTGAKVQVIPQELCELPLLRGFEDTAVLQALAERFVQKEYKAGEVITEKGKEADLICLIAHGKVNKIGAGKYGDETVMDVLADGDHYSYEALLESQDYWQFTVKALTPATVLVLKQDAFEAVVAQAPSLQKHITDFKARLKKKQDTSGQAAIELAAGHKGEPVLPGTYVDYETSPREYELSVAQTVLQIHSRVADLFNDPMNQTEQQLRLTVEALKERKEHELVNNREFGLLHNADLKQRIHTRGGPPTPDDMDELLATVWKDPSFFLAHPRTIAAFGQECSRRGIYPTSVDVSGNMVPAWRGIPIFPCNKIPISESRTSSIMLMRTGEKNQGVVGLHQAGIPDEIEPSMNVRFMGINEKAVISYLVTSYFSSAVLVPDALGILESVEIGRS